CAAATTCGGCAAGGCTAAAAAACAGCTCACGGTAACTTTACCAGTGTTGGCAGCAAAGGGGCCGGCTGGGGTTCATGCTGAGGGAAAGAAGCTTGTAAAGGATGAGAAGGAGAGTGCAGACAAAGTTGAAGAAGTGGTGTGTGAAACACAAGAAGCAGCCTCTGTGGAAAATGATGAACAGAAAAGTAGGAACCTCTCTGATGTTCAGGTGCAGGAGGAAGAACGAGAGCTTGGATGCTCTCATGGCAGCGCAGCCCATCAACCAGACAGTTCGGAACCTTACTGTGGTCCCTCACAGTCACGCAAAGCAGAAGATGCACTGCTCGCCTATGAAGGAACTGACACTGAGACGTCCACATTGGAAGAGAATGGCACAGACTCCTGGTCTAATTATTGCACTTCAGATATGCCCTCCGAACATCACAGCTACAGGTTTCGAGAGGAGGTAAGAGATGTGACGTGGATTAATGTGTAATCATCACAGATGTACGGCTGTACATCTGCCTTGCCTTTAGGCCAACGCTGAACTGATTCTCACCAAAGTCTTGTTTTGCAGGGGGAATATCTCTCAGATGTTGAATCCTCGGCATGTTCCACTGTGGCACCTGTTGCTGCACTTGACAACGGCCCATTAGCCAGACAGCGTCCTCCTCCTGTGCCACATTCACAAAAGGCATACCACGGAATTCCAAATGACCCTATGAGCCCATCCCAACGGCCCATTGGAAAATCTGCAGCAGAGCTTCCAGCAGTCAGTGTAGGGTTTTCCGATCAGAGTTCTACACTGGATGAAGGTACCACAGAGACTGAagacactgcagtgctgtataAAGAGCAAGTGGTGAACCGTGGTTCCACCGAACACAACAGCCTTATGCTAGAAGACAAGGACATCCAGCGTGCACCTCTTATAGAGGAAATCAATGTGCCATTGAAAGAGCAAGAGGACAGGGCACTGGAGTCATCTGAACAGAGCCGAAGAGACTTCAGTATCCTGAAAGAGATAAACCCTCAGGATGACAGTGAGGTTGTTATTAGTGATCATGGTACGTCAGCAGCGCTCTCCTTCCAGAATTCTCTGTGGTTTGAACTGGACTAGTAAAGTGCCTTGCTTATCTTGCCAAATGTCTGGCCCGGGGGGGCAGACATTTGGCAAGATGTCCCCAAGATGTCTCCTTAGATGTTTCCCCCCTTCTATTTCCTTTACAAATAGAAACATGATGGCttatttgaaatgaatttacaaaattacattaaaaaatgatcaataataaaaaaagtgatTGATTGCTATTATAAATATTGACCTCCTTTAAAGTGACAGGCCTAATTCAACAGAGATTACTAGCAATACTGGCAATTAATGTCTCACAGTTGAAATGGAGATCACCCGAGTGGAGTCAATGTGTCccacctgtctggaaggtccagtcaaTGGTTATTCCGTATTGGCCCCCTAGTCCATGTAAAACTTGCATGCTTGACCACGGATGGTAGCCTGGGCTTTATTTTCCCCTCTGTGTTGCTTGTGACACAGTGTGCTGGGAAGGATAAATCTGTTCAAACTGCTCCAGTTTGCTTTAATACTTTGGCCACATATCAGCTGACCAAAGAACCTTAACTTCATACAGGCTTCGAGTGTCCTACTAATTTACTCATCTGCAAGCTATGAAACGAAAATTTTTTACCATTAACATCAGCCTGCTAGTTTGCTAATCAGTCTAATGGTAAAGATAGACTTGTGTTATAGTAAATGTTATAGTGTGCAGCTTTATTACTATAAACACTGCTACTGTTCTAAAATTACAGAGCCTGGAAACAGCACTTTTAGGTCTCCTGCCCcaaagattagattagattatcaTAAATTATAATTAATCCATATATTCAAAAGGTGCCCAACCTTAGTGTTTATTTTCCCCCAGCATCTTCAGCAAATGTGGGGCTGTATTTAAAAcccattcttttaaaaatgtctcGAGGTCCACTAACCATGTCTTTGGTGGAATAAGACCAATGGCAAATTACACTGCCCACAACAGCGACATTAGGCCAATGAAAACGCTGATGGACGAGCACCTTTGTGGTTCCCCTATTGTTAACCTCAAGATGTAAGGTGGAGCAATTTCAGAGACTCATGGTTCAGTTTTTAAAtcagtttaatttatttattgcttaacaACACATAAGTACTACAAATGCTGAAGGGAAGAGCTCACTGCAATGTTCAGTCCAAGTGTcaatggaaaaggaaaaaaaaataaaataaacgcAAGCCTtgcaaacacatttcaaacaaagCCATTTCTCACAAAATTAGGTTTCTTGGCCAACACTGATGTATCGCTACTGCAGTGGTGAATTGCTGCTGTCGCCACAGCAGCACAAACGGCCATGACACACTTAGGCAGCTGATAAATCAGGAACCCAGAACATGGTTTGTAACAAAGGGTTTACTGCAGTGTCAACAAAGCAATCATTGCTACGGGCAATAATGTCTGTAGGAAGAAATCCTGCTCATCTCGTGCCTCTCTGCACACAACCGTCCAAGAACTCGCAGTAACACATGAGGGAGCAGAAATGACGCTGCACAGGAGCCTCTGTACCACCCATGTCGTCCACCAACACCACAGTGTGAGAGACAAGGTGCAGGTTCATATTAACTGACGTCTGGATGTAGGAGTTCAAGCAGGCTTGGCCACAGTCACAGAACTTCGCAAACTCCAGCTCGTGGCACAAGTGGAATGGAATGAGATGAGGTCCATAGGCAAGTCTATTGAGATGGAAATATACAAGATCTATCAGGAATTCTGTTGTGCAGGCATAACACTACTTATCTTTCACCTCAGTGCACAAATGAATGACATTACATtggatttaaatatttaaagctTTTAAGCAatgccaaacaaacaaacaaaaaaaaagtaacagtGGGTGCTCACCTGAAGTTAAGCACAGCTCTTGAGGCCAGTTCCAGTAATTTCAGAGGGAATGCAAGGTGGATGGTGTGGTCCAGAGGGTTTGGCTGGGTGAATGGATTGCCGAACAGGTCCAGGTTCTCCAATGACAGCTTCCTGAAGTCTCCAGGGAGCACAGTCAGCTGATTGTGCGCAGCAGAAAGAAAGCGCATTTTGGCAAGCTGCCCAATGCGAAAGGGAAGCCGCAGGAGCTTGTTATCATCCAGCTTCAGATTCACCAGCTCACGCAGCTGGCAAAACTGGGGAGGAAGGACCTTAAGGTGGTTTTGGCTCAAGTCCAGGTGTTGCAGAGAACGCTGGAGTGTGGAAAGGCACAGCGCTTCACTGAAGCTCTCCAGATGGTTGTTGTGGAGAACAAGTTCCGCCAGACAACTGAGGTCACCAATGGTAGCTGGGAGTTTCTTGATATGGTTGTTGCTGAGGTCCAGCCTTCGGAGTGCTTTGAGGGACAACATGCGCATGTCAACTCTGGACAGCATGCAGTAGGACACCTGGAGCTGTTCCAGAGAATAAGGGAAGTTGGAGGTGAGGGGATAGTCCTTTTTGGACATGATAGTGAGCTTCTTCTTGGGTTTCTCCACATCTCGGGCACGGACAGGGGTAAGAGTGGAAAGGGGAAGGCTGTCCGTGTCAGATCCCCTGTGTGCAAGGCGAGCAGCAGAAAGAAAGTTTTTTAAGCTGTTGGCATCTGCCtgcaaaattcacaaaaacAAGAGAAACTGCTTACACACAGACACtggtaaacaaaaacaactgcaatagtgttttattcatttatggcTTTGATCTAGCTACCACAACGCTGAATTACATATAATAAGCAAAAGATAAGTGTGAATTGACATTTGATAATGACATTATAAAAACTAcagcaatgaatgaatgaatgaatgaataattaagggggggggggacgaCGACACAACAACAACTCCCCCCCACTCAGGCTCGGGGCACTGGTAtatgcactatgtaactttggagaatAGTGCAGGGCAACGCTCGCGCAAACTGCACAACGCTGCAGTTGTTCCTCTACTggctcagtccacatgcttctttcattttctccttttatAAAGATTGGAGTGAAATAAATGATAATTGGGTAGATACAATCATTCTCTGGTAGATtgctaataaaaaataagaaccGTGTGAAGCTGTAACATTGAACTGaatttgccttacaaaacaCAGCACGTCCCActagtgttgcaccgatacggatactgttttggtatcagaaagagagagcaccaataccatgaagcttactaaCGCCcaaatctataaaataaaaataaaatgttcaatgAATCAGTAAAAAGCCAGTCAACttgttattaccattaaacagacatttatgtactttttgctgttttttgggTTCTGACACCAAAGGTTCAGCCTGTTATAGCAACACAAACTTATACTTACATTAGAGTTGGGCaacatgacaatattttattgtatcagaatAAATTATGTTATCGTGATtaaatgcttttctaagcatatcgaggataacgtaagtgcttaaagaacactggtcagctgcaggtttcattaccaacagtgtaattagactggtttaattagttGAAGAGCAGAttatgttgagtataaatcactgtactcagtacagcagagtatctgaatagcagttttaAAGAacctgttgctactgatgtctgtgattacatgcatTGTGATCAATACTGTGTatcgagaaaaaaaaaaaaaaagaaaaaaaagtcatatcactgctgtccaatgaaaaccatgtctctcaattttttttttgattcactgtgtgaataattctggatgaatggaccaaaagaaacgctcgaaattacttgaaataaactATTATTTTACATCAACTTACATCAATTTACATAAAATTTTCCTGTtcagtcaccattttggagatgttttttttccattagaCAGCGATGATTTTGCCACCATTTGACATTTAGTTCCAAGTGTGTTGTAATACCATAGCTTACAAGGAACATAACAgagtttgaagaaaaaaaaaaagttagcaaTTAGTAATGGAATACTAAGAGTAACTAATCCAACACTGTTGGAGGAAGTTAAACTCCATGCCAGTAGCTGAGCAGGGGAACTTCTTGGATAAAGTGGTATTACAGCAATCTTGGAGCAAGAGAGCTCCCTGATGCAATAGGTTTCTAAAACACTTTGTAGTCTTCGTACAGCTGCCCGTCACTTTTTCCGTAGGTCAACTCATCCAACCAGTCATGTTAGCTTCCAGTGGGTGCGTTCTTAggctgcacaaccagcacttcCTAAAGATGCACTTATTACTTACGCTGTTGTGTTGGTTATATTTCTTAATCCTTTTCTTCAGAACTTTCTGGATTTTTAAAACATGGCACAATTAGGTTACCAATTGGGTAGGGATGGGAAGGTGATGTCTCTACCAATATCCAGCAACTACTGAATTGTTCCAAGCAATAATTTTGATGTCCATCAGTGTCACTGTCACTGTATTTGGTACACAAAAGGTTCATCTCGCTTTCTATTACAAGGTCCGCCTCCCTAACAGGACTGGCTTTGTCATTTCTTGCTAACTTGACAGGCTGTGGTTGTAGGATGCACCAAAGCTCTGTCTACTACATGTGCACGTAGGTAGAGTGAGAGACACCATCCAACAGCTGTGTGCACAAAAATCACATCTCTCATTCAGTAATACAGTGCATTATATTTTTGAATGAGGAACAATTCTGTAGGCTATTATAAGGAACTGGTGGCAACCCTAAACAATGTGTGTGGCAATTAGCCTAATCTGGTGATTAGGCTCAGTCAGGATGGTAGCCAGAACAAGAAAGGTGTACATTAGGAGCTAGTTTACAAAATCTCAGTACAGTCAGCAGTGTAGAGTCAgcaataatggtaataataattcTCAACAAAGCCATAAACATTTTTGCTCTCTGTTTATATGGCTGCATCAGTAGGTTATTTTGTCAGGTGACAGAAACAACCTGACCGTGTAGTTGCTCAGACAGAGGACAGACAAGTAGGGTCACAAGTTGAATAATGACTTGGCAACACATTGAGAGATTCAGTATTGTGACAGATGTTAGGCTGATGGATCACATCATCAGATGAATGTACATCATTGGAACTGCAGTCAGAAGTTATAATCATAAATTCAGAAAGCCTCAGCTCCCAAGCACCCCCCCCCTTCCGTGGAGCGCTTTCATGTCCCCATCAATGTCAAAATCCTACAAAATCAAATCAACTTTGGGACTTTAAGATTGTGCTTTTTTATAGTGCAGAGTTATtagtaaattaaaataaaaacaccggTCATACAAACTCTGGAAATGTACAAAGATTCAGATCCTGACCTTATCCAGAGTTACCCTTTCATGTGTAGCATACGAACAGAGATTTTTGAAAAATTGTGGGCAGACCTTAAACAAGCTTTGCATGCAAAGCGATTCAAGAAGAGTGACTCTTagcatcaacaacaacaacaaaaaaaaacaaaagcagaataactGTGCACCAGGGTTTGCTGCTGTTCTGTGTTTGGGTGAGGAGAGAAGGATTTCCCTCTTAGAATTCTCTGCTGGCAGCAGACCTTCCCTTTCCAAAATGTTATAAACACATGAAATACATACGATTCACATAAATGGAATATTTATCATTGAAAACACTGAATTTGCATGCAAAGTTTGTTTCCAGTGCACAGGTAGTCTTGACATGTCTTTTAAAAGCAAATCTTTTCAAAAGGCCAACATGTCACCTGCAGTCACCAGAACAAGATGCCTGTACGCCACTGCAATCGCTTTATCACTATTTAAAAATAGCGATACCTCAAGGAGCACAGAGAAAGTGGGCCAATGACTCAGTCTAAAAATTAGGGTGAAACTTCAGAATTAGGTCAGAAAGATGTAGGTCTGTAGCCTCAGAGAAATAAAACCCATAAAAGAGGGGGGTGCACACTAAGCAGTGTGTGGCTTACCAGACCAACAAGTACAGAACCCATAACAGTATCCTTCTGATCCCTCTGACAATATCCTGCACACCCTCTCTATTGTTTTACCAACTATGGGAAGTAGGTGAAATGTCACTACGACCGAAACCCTCAgactctacatttacatttacatttatggcatttagcagacgctcttatccagagcgacttacaaggttcttgtattacagaggtgggccaatgtagtgttaggagtcttgcccaaggacgctattggtgtagcacagcagagtcacccagactgggaatcgaaccccagtctcccacgtggtgtggtagctcacaggcaggtagtggtgttatctgttgcgccaaaCCAACCACGACTCTACTCACAACGAAAAACAAAACCAGTGTTAGCCAGACTTTCTGTGCACTGCAAAACACTCATGCAAGAAATACACAATGAAAGCAAGCTGTGCCCAGattaattttctcagcacattttattaaattctGACACCAATTCAGCATTTAGTTTTTAAACACAAACCCTTGTATACTATATATTGTTTTTCAATAAAGAGTCTGTCCACAAATGGTCTATGATGAGGACAGTGTCATTCCGAAAGCATAAGTTTGTCTCTTTTCAGGTAGTCCCTGGTGGAATTGGAGGCAAGTTCTTGCAAACTGTCCTGTAGAGAGAATCCATCCCATCCATGCAATCATGACAGAAGGACTGCATGGTAAGTGAGCCTAGATTTCTCCAAGGCAATGCAAGAGTGTTTACCAGAGTTATGTCTATAAGCACTGCATGTTAATACTAACATCCAGTGTGGAAAGATCTACTGAAATACCAAAACACAGGCCTGAATCAAGACTTCCACAGAGTGTAAAATCAAAAACAAGCACAATCGCTACTTGCTTTGCTTCTTTAAGCCTCAAGTGCTTCAAGACCTCAAGTGCAGAGCTTACCTTGCTCAAACAGATGTCCACAGCAGGTTCCTTCAGCCGCACTGTGGCTTTACCCTCCTCAACAAACCAAGTGAAGAACTTCTCGATATTCTCCTTCAGCTTTAAAGAGTGACAAAGAAGGATGACAGCCAGTCATAGTCATGCTGAGAGTCTAATAAGTCATTGCAAACTAGTCACAACCTGCATTTACTTTCGTAAACAAGAATGTCAATGCCAGTCTTATCCTAGGAATAAACATAAGACATAGAGAGTTATGAGACTGCAGGAAGACACGCACCTTATATTTGGAGCCAGACCGATCTTTCGCAGTACAGATCAGTAAACAGACACTGCTTCGCTTGGTGGTTTTATCCACATGCTTTCCGATGGACAACACGGCCCTGGTTCCTTTCCCTTTGCCTTTAAGCCCAAATGTTGGCAGCATCCGATTTATAACCTCGACGTCGCACTGCAACTTCATCGCTGCTCAGCGTCCAAGATCACCCACAACGGAGCAGAAGCGTTAAACAGAAAGCGGGGATTGTTCAGCTCCAACCAGAGGAAACACCCACTTACGTGTGATTTACTCCACCACCACGAACAGCTGTAGTTCCAAGCTTAGCTGGCTAAGTTTCCACTTGCATATCAACAGCTAAGTTACCACCAAGCCTCTCCAACACATAAGAGCCGCTGGGCAGTGTGCATCAAAAGTTGGCTTGCtagttagctaacgttagcgaCCACTAGTCTCGTTAAATACGCCTAAACATGCTTATGTCCCGGGGAAGGTTAAACGCATCCAACGTTCAAAACAACGAAAAATGTGGTCTGAGTAAATAAGCAACCTcgctaactagctagctttAGCTTACCTAACGCGAGCTAAAGTTCGCGCGTCAAGGCACAGCAGCGTTAAGAAACAAATGGGCTTCAAAAAGGCGTGATGTTTTCCGAAAAGCGTACGTACATAAACGATTTCCCAGTATAGTATAGCAACGTAAACATGACGATGCAgctaattatattatattagctaaataaagaaatgcaagtaaaaaggaaaaaaaaacacagcacagtACCAAGCTAGTATTTTCATGAGGCAGCCAACCAGCCCGCGTTTGTATGCGCACGCGCGGCTCTTGAGCCAAACTGACCTTACCAACATGGCGGCGTGCTGTTGCCGGAAACCGCTTCTCGCCAGGCCGTTCACAACAGCGTTGCTGTGAAAAACTTCCGTTGAACAGGGACGGGAGAGTCGGCTCTTTTGATTGAACCGAGTCGTTTGACCTCGCAGTCGTTTGTATTAATCGGACGTTTCTGATGACTCAGTTTACATTGTTTCACAAGTCAAGTGaactttatttaattattaattatattaataacgATCATTACGTTTAGGTGAGAGAGTCTAATCTCCactagctaagctagctagctagctagctagatatcCAGTGATTAAACTCAAAGGGGTTGTAAATATTTGAACTGctgctttgctgcttttccCTCTTTTTAGTGCAGCGGACGTTTTACAGCTATAGCTTGATTTTGTAGCTCACATATTATTTGATGTGGAAATATATTAGATGTGTTAgatcaaaaacatttttatttaaaaataactaaagaaaATATGAGTAGATTCATAGAGGTTTATCTTAATATGTGACAGTGAAAAATTGTGAAATTCAGAGCTAATTCAAACTGATCAGTGCACCACTGATCAGCCTATAACACGGATGGAAGTTTATGTAAA
The Salminus brasiliensis chromosome 10, fSalBra1.hap2, whole genome shotgun sequence genome window above contains:
- the lrr1 gene encoding leucine-rich repeat protein 1; its protein translation is MKLQCDVEVINRMLPTFGLKGKGKGTRAVLSIGKHVDKTTKRSSVCLLICTAKDRSGSKYKLKENIEKFFTWFVEEGKATVRLKEPAVDICLSKADANSLKNFLSAARLAHRGSDTDSLPLSTLTPVRARDVEKPKKKLTIMSKKDYPLTSNFPYSLEQLQVSYCMLSRVDMRMLSLKALRRLDLSNNHIKKLPATIGDLSCLAELVLHNNHLESFSEALCLSTLQRSLQHLDLSQNHLKVLPPQFCQLRELVNLKLDDNKLLRLPFRIGQLAKMRFLSAAHNQLTVLPGDFRKLSLENLDLFGNPFTQPNPLDHTIHLAFPLKLLELASRAVLNFRLAYGPHLIPFHLCHELEFAKFCDCGQACLNSYIQTSVNMNLHLVSHTVVLVDDMGGTEAPVQRHFCSLMCYCEFLDGCVQRGTR